Proteins from a single region of Synechococcus sp. WH 8109:
- the psaK gene encoding photosystem I reaction center subunit PsaK — translation MLTHFFAIAPASVSWSPKVALVMILCNVVAIMVGKATIKHPNVGAALPNASFFGGMGHAALLGTTSLGHIIGIGAIQGLAARGVL, via the coding sequence ATGCTGACCCACTTTTTCGCGATCGCTCCCGCCTCCGTGTCCTGGTCTCCCAAGGTCGCCTTGGTGATGATCCTCTGCAATGTGGTTGCCATCATGGTCGGCAAGGCCACGATCAAGCACCCGAACGTTGGCGCTGCACTCCCCAACGCTTCCTTCTTCGGCGGCATGGGTCATGCAGCCCTGCTCGGCACCACCAGCCTCGGCCACATCATCGGCATCGGCGCCATCCAAGGCCTGGCCGCCCGCGGCGTGCTCTGA
- a CDS encoding DUF2499 domain-containing protein gives MHALSLGTWWIHVASVVEWCVAIVLMHRRGLQGMAWAMLPALVSAMAACTWHLFDNSEALRGLITLQALFTVIGNCTLALAAWQLQRLRVVDGASAP, from the coding sequence ATGCACGCGTTGTCGCTCGGAACCTGGTGGATCCACGTCGCCTCCGTGGTGGAGTGGTGCGTGGCGATCGTGTTGATGCATCGGCGTGGCCTGCAGGGCATGGCCTGGGCCATGCTTCCCGCCCTCGTCAGTGCAATGGCCGCCTGCACCTGGCATCTGTTTGACAACAGCGAAGCGCTGCGGGGGCTGATCACCCTGCAGGCCCTGTTCACCGTGATCGGCAACTGCACCCTTGCCTTGGCGGCCTGGCAGCTCCAACGACTCCGGGTGGTGGACGGAGCAAGTGCTCCATGA
- a CDS encoding DUF3593 domain-containing protein — protein sequence MNFDPAPLFAASLIPYLLFLYWLRKSEALPLMAERGFQLTLLFVAVTIGAAIAALRCCSAELVEIDWLHGGAEAFLTLSNTVLVIGLLLPTPKKG from the coding sequence ATGAACTTTGATCCCGCACCGCTGTTCGCGGCCTCGCTGATCCCCTATCTGCTGTTTCTCTACTGGCTCCGCAAAAGTGAAGCGCTTCCACTGATGGCGGAACGGGGCTTTCAGCTCACACTGCTGTTTGTGGCCGTCACGATTGGAGCCGCCATTGCCGCTCTGCGCTGCTGCTCAGCGGAACTGGTGGAGATTGACTGGTTGCACGGTGGGGCAGAAGCCTTTCTCACCCTCAGCAACACGGTTTTGGTGATCGGACTGTTGTTACCAACCCCCAAAAAAGGGTGA